Proteins from a genomic interval of Quercus robur chromosome 9, dhQueRobu3.1, whole genome shotgun sequence:
- the LOC126698484 gene encoding NAC domain containing protein 50-like has translation MVVLSFDLPPGFRFSPKDKELIEFYLKPKITGNDKDIWFIPEIEFYEDEPWDLPIKTGIASEDQEWFFFTVLSLKHQNDNPKKRKRGQKQELVNRQTKTGFWKSTGKDREIESGGIVVGMKKSLVFHRGSTKGKGKGIGTSWVMHEYSTTQKEFDGKHPGQKPFVLCRLFNNEEKSNKGGPAKSKPALSPVSPVLEVQAEISDQMMSDVTELVQCNNDNKHHKAYVADDQAEGVDLSEEDMELLMGAFYVPSEDSPPGLPLTTTDVSTPITVKSSHKETQSEPTLTPASQELPEQAEYHPITCITRFGNAAPLACNDDYNAYAAENQVAEVNTAEVGLDLDMDKAFERFFIPPPGSVDCNLFSPSTSTPVTAVSMSPDFGSEADNYRPSFRRLPKENSDGITTDTIVPIEYNGYNTYVANNQVAEVTSDEVEAGSNMFPDTPQPLGCDMLSPLHSHMQAELGSSCMSYPFTNDLNSGYWRVHHQSGMNVPAPNFSESGDLTLINPDEFFPKMSSSQTNLAFDDGTLKNMVSDKDSGSDANLPFMLEDPEWVSIDEILNPEVSSRLLNQDHT, from the exons ATGGTAGTGTTGAGTTTTGATTTGCCACCTGGGTTCAGATTTAGTCCTAAGGACAAGGAGCTCATCGAATTCTACCTGAAGCCAAAGATCACCGGCAATGATAAGGACATTTGGTTTATACCCGAAATTGAGTTCTATGAAGATGAGCCATGGGATTTACCAA TTAAAACTGGGATTGCTTCGGAGGACCAAGAGTGGTTCTTCTTCACTGTACTGAGCCTGAAGCATCAGAACGATaatccaaaaaagagaaaaaggggtCAGAAACAGGAACTGGTGAACAGGCAAACCAAGACTGGGTTCTGGAAATCAACCGGTAAAGATCGGGAAATCGAGTCTGGAGGGATCGTGGTTGGAATGAAGAAATCTCTGGTCTTCCATAGAGGGAGTACTAAGGGAAAAGGGAAGGGAATAGGGACTAGTTGGGTAATGCATGAGTACAGCACAACCCAGAAGGAGTTTGATGGAAAACACCCCGGCCAG AAGCCCTTTGTACTTTGTCGTTTATTCAATAATGAAGAAAAGAGTAACAAAGGTGGACCCGCAAAGTCTAAGCCAGCACTGTCTCCTGTATCTCCAGTATTGGAAGTGCAAGCTGAAATTTCTGATCAAATGATGTCTGATGTTACGGAACTTGTTCAGTGTAACAATGACAACAAACATCATAAAGCATATGTTGCGGATGATCAAGCGGAAGgg GTTGATTTAAGTGAAGAGGACATGGAACTTCTCATGGGTGCATTCTATGTCCCTTCAGAGGACTCTCCACCCGGTTTACCCCTCACCACTACTGATGTTTCAACTCCAATCACTGTCAAATCTTCTCATAAAGAAACACAATCTGAGCCAACATTGACTCCAGCATCTCAAGAATTGCCTGAGCAAGCTGAATACCATCCAATTACTTGCATAACAAGATTTGGCAATGCAGCACCACTTGCATGTAACGATGATTATAATGCTTATGCTGCAGAAAATCAAGTGGCAGAAGTAAATACTGCAGAA GTTGGCCTCGATCTGGATATGGACAAAGCCTTCGAAAGGTTCTTTATCCCTCCACCAGGGTCAGTAGATTGCAACCTTTTCTCCCCATCAACTTCAACCCCCGTTACTGCTGTTTCAATGTCTCCAGACTTTGGCAGTGAAGCTGACAATTATCGCCCAAGTTTTCGACGTCTTCCTAAAGAAAATTCTGATGGAATAACAACTGACACTATAGTGCCCATTGAGTACAATGGTTATAACACTTATGTTGCAAATAATCAAGTGGCAGAAGTGACATCTGATGAG GTGGAGGCAGGCTCGAATATGTTCCCTGACACACCACAGCCGCTAGGTTGCGACATGTTATCCCCATTACACTCGCACATGCAAGCAGAGTTAGGTTCTTCTTGCATGTCTTACCCTTTTACCAATGACTTAAACAGTGGTTATTGGAGGGTGCATCACCAATCTGGCATGAATGTGCCAGCTCCCAATTTCTCCGAGTCCGGGGATTTAACTCTTATTAATCCAGATGAGTTCTTTCCTAAAATGTCTAGCAGTCAAACTAATCTTGCTTTTGATGATGGGACCCTGAAAAACATGGTCTCTGATAAGGACAGTGGGTCAGATGCCAATCTG CCGTTCATGCTTGAGGATCCAGAATGGGTGTCAATTGATGAGATCTTGAATCCAGAGGTTTCATCACGGTTGTTAAATCAGGATCATACTTAG